The genome window CGTTGTCTTTGATCGTCTTTTCCACCATCGTCATCATCCTTTCCTTCAGTTGCACCCTTGCCGCGTGAAGACGGTTGTTCACTGTGGTCACCGGCACTTCCAGAAAATCCGCGATCTCCTTCTGCGAATAACCGTTGATGTAGAACAGCGTGACCGCCGTCCGCTGCGACTCCGGCAGCGCGCGGACCGCCGCCAGCACCCGCTCGCCCAGTTCTTTCCCCTCAGCCGCCTTCGATGGTCCCAGTTCGCCGGAAGCCACGACCTCCGCCGCTTCCAGACCCACCGTCGACACCGATTTGCCCCGGATAAACCGATGGCTGCTACTCAGCACGATCCGCCGCAGCCACCCGGCGAACCGCGCCGGCTCGCGAAGCTGCTCCAACCGGCGGTACGCCTCCACGAACGCCTCCTGGGCTGCGTCCTGAGCCAGATGGAAATCGCCCAGCACCGCATACGCATACCCACAGGCCATGTTTTGGAACCGTCGGACCAGTTCGGCGAACGCCGCCAGCTCGCCACGACGCGCCCGCTCCACCAGTCCAGCTATCTTGTCCTGCAATTCATCATTCATTCCGCACATCCAGTACCCACCTCACCAACAAGAGCCAACCCACCGGCCGGTCCTTTGTCAAGAACAGCGTTTTCCTGGAATAAATGGGCTCGGAGAGATGTTCTGGACCCCAAGGGGCTTAACTCTCACTTATCTCCAATGCCCATCGCTTGGACACAGGTATTGACACCCGCGTCCCGAACGTGATATACTGGCTCTTCAACGCTATCCGGGCCCTTTCTGGCGGAAGTAGCGGGCATGAAGGCAGCAAAGGCGCTGGTGTGTCTCTTCATCGCGGTTTCCGTTGGCTTTTCCGTGAGTTCGTTCCTGTTTGTGGGCGGGTGCGGCGGAGACCCGACGGACCCGACGCCGACTCCCACGCCGAGC of Phycisphaerae bacterium contains these proteins:
- a CDS encoding sigma-70 family RNA polymerase sigma factor, which translates into the protein MNDELQDKIAGLVERARRGELAAFAELVRRFQNMACGYAYAVLGDFHLAQDAAQEAFVEAYRRLEQLREPARFAGWLRRIVLSSSHRFIRGKSVSTVGLEAAEVVASGELGPSKAAEGKELGERVLAAVRALPESQRTAVTLFYINGYSQKEIADFLEVPVTTVNNRLHAARVQLKERMMTMVEKTIKDN